CGCGGTGCTGACGCTGTGCGGTCTGCTGGCAGGCTGCGGTGCAGGAACGAGCGGATCCGCGGGCGACAAGGTCGAGTTGCAGTTCAGCTGGTGGGGCAACGCCGACAGGGCCGCCGCCACCAACGAGGCCGTCGACCTCTTCGAACGGCGTCATCCGAACATCGAGGTGCAGACCTCGTTCTCCAGTTACAACTCCTACATCCAGAAGCTGGCCACCCAGGCCGCCGGGGGCAACGCCCCCGACGTGATGCAGCTGGACTACCGGCAGATCAGCCAGTACGCCTCCTCCGGTCTGCTGCTCCCGCTCGGGGATCGCCCCGAGGTGAGCACCGAGAAGGTGGGCTCGGGCATGCTGCGCACCGGCCAGGTCCGTGGAACGCAGTACGCGATCCCGATGGGCCGGACCTCGCAGGTGCTGGTCTACGACTCCGCCGAGTGGCAGCGGGCCGGCGTGTCCGAGCCGCGTCTCGACTGGACGTGGCAGGACTGGAGCGCGGCCATGCGCGAGCTGAACGAGAACACCGACCAGGCGGGCTCCACCGATCCGGGATGGAGTGAGGACTGGTTCGAGGTGTGGCTGCGCGGCAGGGGCAAGAGCCTCTACACCGACAGCGGTGAGCTCGGCTTCGACAAGAGCGATCTCGCGAAGTTCTGGAGCTTCACGAACGAGCTCAGCCAGCGGGGCGCGGTCAGCCCGGCACGCCAGACGACGCAGATAGACGGGTCGGCGGCGAACATGCCGTTCGGACGCGGCAACGCCGCATCGGGCATCACCTGGGACTCCGCCGTCGGCGGTTTCCAGGCCCTGATCGGTGACAGCCTGCGGCTCGCCCCGTTGCCCTCCGGCCCGGACGGCACACCGGGGCAGTACTTCAAACCCTCGATGCTCGTCGGCGTCTCCGCCAACAGCCCCCACCCGGAGGAAGCCGCGCAGCTCGTCGACTTCCTGATCAACGATCCGAAGGCGGGCGACGTTCTCGGGGTGAGCCGCGGAATGCCGGTAAACCAGGACATCCGCGAGAACATCACGCCCTCCCTGAGCGGTCTGGACGAACGGATCGCCGACTTCCAGCAGCGTCTCGAGGGCAAACTGCTCGACCCGCCGAGCGCTCCCCCCGCGGGTGATCTCGCACTGCAGACGACCTTCCAACGCGACTACGACCACGTGGGCTTCGAACTCCGATCACCGCGGCGGATGGCCGAGCAGTTCCTCACCAGCGTGAGATCGGAGTTACAACCATGAACGTCGAAGCCCCTGACCAGAGACTGAGCGAGAAGCCGGGGGTCGAGAGACCAGCAGGCGCGCCCAAAACGGAGGGCACACGGCGGAAAGGGAAACGCGAGGGTGCCGCCTGGGTCTTCCTCTCGCCGTGGCTGCTCGGTGCCGCGGTGCTGACGCTGACCCCGATGCTGGCCTCGCTGTACCTGTCGTTCACCGAGTACGACCTGTTCACCGCCCCGAAGTGGGTGGGCCTGGACAACTACGTGCACATGTTCACCCAAGACCCCCGTTACTGGCGGTCGGCAGTGAACACCCTGGTGTACGTGCTGGTGGCCGTGCCGCTGCAACTCGCGTTCGCGTTGGCCGCGGCCCTGGCGCTGAACTCCATCGGACGCGGCAAGGGGTTCTACCGCTCGGCCTTCTACGCCCCCTCGCTGCTCGGCGCGAGCATGAGCATCGCGCTGGTCTGGCGAGCCCTGTTCAACGACGGCGGCACCGTGGACGACCTGCTGTCCTCGATCGGGGTGAACATGGGTGGCTGGGTGAACCAGCCGGGCTGGGCGCTGCTGGTGGTGGCCCTGCTGACGATCTGGCAGTTCGGCGCCCCGATGGTCATCTTCCTCGCGGGCCTGCAACAGGTCCCGGGCGAACTGTACGAAGCGGCCGAAGTGGACGGCGCGGGACGGTTGCGGCGGTTCCGCTCGGTGACCCTGCCGATGCTCTCGCCGGTACTGTTCTTCAACCTGGTGCTGCAGACCATCCAGGCCTTCCAGGTATTCACCCCGGCCTTCACCGTCAGCGGGGGGCGCGGTGGCCCCGCGGACTCGACGCTGTTCTACACGCTCTACCTGTACGACCGGGGATTCACCGCATCGCACATGGGATACGCCGCTGCGATGGCCTGGGTGCTGCTCGTGGTTATCGGCATCGTGACCGCGCTGCTCTTCCGCAGCTCACGCTCCTGGGTCTTCTACAACGATAAGGGGTGACGATGGTAGCCGTCAGAGGATCCATCACCGGTCGCGGACCCGACTGGGGCCGTATCGGACTGCACGTCGGCTGCCTGGCCGTCCTGCTGGTCATGCTCTACCCGCTGGTATGGCTGGTCGCGACCTCGTTCAAACCCGCCGATGAGGTGATATCGAGTCTTCAGCTGCTGCCGAGCAGGATCGAGCTGGGCAACTACGCCACGGCGCTGGAGGGCGTCGGCGGGGTCAGTGTCCTCAGGCTGATCGGGAACTCCCTGATCATCTCCGTCGGTGCCGTGCTGGGCAACGTGCTCAGCTGCTCCCTGGCCGCCTACGCGTTCGCCCGGCTCCGGTTCACGCTGCGGGGGCCGTTGTTCGCGCTGATGCTGGCCACGATCATGCTCCCGCAGCACGCGATACTGATCCCCCAG
This genomic stretch from Actinopolyspora halophila DSM 43834 harbors:
- a CDS encoding ABC transporter substrate-binding protein; this encodes MPDTSPKSRTLPRTGIKASALTFAVLTLCGLLAGCGAGTSGSAGDKVELQFSWWGNADRAAATNEAVDLFERRHPNIEVQTSFSSYNSYIQKLATQAAGGNAPDVMQLDYRQISQYASSGLLLPLGDRPEVSTEKVGSGMLRTGQVRGTQYAIPMGRTSQVLVYDSAEWQRAGVSEPRLDWTWQDWSAAMRELNENTDQAGSTDPGWSEDWFEVWLRGRGKSLYTDSGELGFDKSDLAKFWSFTNELSQRGAVSPARQTTQIDGSAANMPFGRGNAASGITWDSAVGGFQALIGDSLRLAPLPSGPDGTPGQYFKPSMLVGVSANSPHPEEAAQLVDFLINDPKAGDVLGVSRGMPVNQDIRENITPSLSGLDERIADFQQRLEGKLLDPPSAPPAGDLALQTTFQRDYDHVGFELRSPRRMAEQFLTSVRSELQP
- a CDS encoding carbohydrate ABC transporter permease yields the protein MNVEAPDQRLSEKPGVERPAGAPKTEGTRRKGKREGAAWVFLSPWLLGAAVLTLTPMLASLYLSFTEYDLFTAPKWVGLDNYVHMFTQDPRYWRSAVNTLVYVLVAVPLQLAFALAAALALNSIGRGKGFYRSAFYAPSLLGASMSIALVWRALFNDGGTVDDLLSSIGVNMGGWVNQPGWALLVVALLTIWQFGAPMVIFLAGLQQVPGELYEAAEVDGAGRLRRFRSVTLPMLSPVLFFNLVLQTIQAFQVFTPAFTVSGGRGGPADSTLFYTLYLYDRGFTASHMGYAAAMAWVLLVVIGIVTALLFRSSRSWVFYNDKG